In Saccharothrix syringae, the following are encoded in one genomic region:
- a CDS encoding NAD-dependent epimerase/dehydratase family protein produces the protein MRRVTVLLFGASGHLGRWVDRALSARPGRVAVVRVGRAAPRGPGWVRHDLAADDPAGLAGLLAAVAPDAVVNCAGLLDGTAAELVAANVTAVARLLDAVPAAAPGARLVTVGSAAEYGVVPEGRAVAEDAPERPVSPYGITKLAGTALVRAAVAAGRLDAVVPRVFNPVGPGTPTGTVLGRAAAAIRTAAATGGTVRLGPLDAHRDFVDVRDVAGAIAAAALAPGPVGPVLNVGTGTAVPVREAVGLLVEASGFGGRVVEADPAPARSGAVRWIAADPTRIRRALGWGPRHDLAASVRDLWACPA, from the coding sequence GTGCGCCGGGTGACGGTGCTGCTGTTCGGCGCCTCCGGGCACCTCGGCCGGTGGGTCGACCGGGCGCTGTCCGCCCGGCCGGGGCGCGTCGCGGTGGTGCGGGTCGGCCGCGCCGCGCCGCGCGGCCCCGGCTGGGTCCGGCACGACCTGGCCGCCGACGACCCCGCCGGGCTCGCCGGCCTGCTGGCCGCGGTCGCGCCGGACGCGGTGGTCAACTGCGCCGGCCTGCTGGACGGCACGGCCGCGGAGCTGGTCGCGGCGAACGTGACGGCGGTGGCCCGGCTGCTCGACGCGGTGCCCGCGGCGGCGCCGGGCGCCCGGCTGGTCACCGTCGGCTCGGCGGCCGAGTACGGCGTGGTGCCGGAGGGCCGCGCGGTCGCCGAGGACGCGCCCGAGCGCCCGGTGTCCCCGTACGGGATCACCAAGCTGGCCGGCACGGCCCTGGTGCGGGCGGCGGTCGCCGCGGGCCGGCTGGACGCGGTGGTGCCGCGGGTGTTCAACCCGGTCGGCCCCGGCACGCCCACCGGCACGGTGCTGGGCCGCGCGGCGGCCGCCATCCGCACCGCCGCGGCCACCGGCGGGACCGTCCGGCTGGGCCCGCTGGACGCCCACCGCGACTTCGTGGACGTGCGCGACGTCGCCGGGGCCATCGCCGCCGCCGCGCTGGCGCCGGGACCGGTGGGCCCGGTGCTCAACGTCGGCACCGGCACCGCGGTCCCGGTGCGCGAGGCGGTCGGGCTGCTGGTCGAGGCGTCCGGCTTCGGCGGGCGGGTGGTGGAGGCGGACCCGGCGCCGGCCAGGTCGGGCGCGGTGCGGTGGATCGCGGCCGACCCGACCCGGATCCGGCGGGCGCTGGGCTGGGGGCCGCGGCACGACCTGGCGGCGTCCGTGCGCGACCTCTGGGCGTGCCCGGCGTGA
- a CDS encoding nucleotidyltransferase family protein, translating into MHAVILAGGRGVRLRPYTTALPKPLVPIGEEYAILDIILQQLRAHGFDRVTLAIGHLGSLIRAFVGDGSRWGVAVDYSEEEAPLSTIGPLLNFLDQLPENFLVMNGDVLTDLDYVALLEHHVAREAPLTVATRRREVRIDFGTLEAVDGRIVEFVEKPVLSYGASMGVYAMARKTLAPYPRNVPFGLDELVLDLLARGEEPAAYEFDGYWLDIGRPDDYDEANRCFDRFRSTLLPTGPRRVRSCAG; encoded by the coding sequence ATGCACGCGGTGATACTCGCGGGCGGCCGAGGGGTGAGGCTGCGGCCTTACACCACGGCGTTGCCGAAGCCCTTGGTGCCCATCGGGGAGGAGTACGCGATCCTCGACATCATCCTGCAACAGCTGCGGGCGCACGGGTTCGACCGCGTCACGCTGGCGATCGGCCACCTCGGCTCGTTGATCCGCGCCTTCGTCGGCGACGGGTCGCGGTGGGGCGTCGCGGTGGACTACTCCGAGGAGGAGGCGCCGCTGTCCACCATCGGCCCGCTGCTGAACTTCCTGGACCAGCTGCCCGAGAACTTCCTGGTGATGAACGGCGACGTGCTCACCGACCTGGACTACGTCGCGCTGCTGGAGCACCACGTGGCCCGCGAGGCGCCGCTGACGGTGGCCACCCGCCGGCGCGAGGTGCGGATCGACTTCGGCACGCTGGAGGCGGTCGACGGCCGGATCGTGGAGTTCGTCGAGAAACCGGTCCTGTCGTACGGCGCGAGCATGGGCGTGTACGCGATGGCGCGCAAGACGCTCGCCCCGTACCCGCGCAACGTCCCCTTCGGACTGGACGAGCTGGTGCTGGACCTGCTGGCCCGGGGCGAGGAGCCGGCCGCCTACGAGTTCGACGGCTACTGGCTGGACATCGGCCGGCCCGACGACTACGACGAGGCCAACCGGTGCTTCGACCGGTTCCGGTCGACGCTGCTGCCCACCGGACCGCGGCGGGTGCGCTCGTGCGCCGGGTGA
- the pelF gene encoding GT4 family glycosyltransferase PelF, translating into MTTCRRAPVTGAATPARAPRVTLVAEGAYPYCAGGVSLWIDQLVRGVAGYAFTVVALTVDGSERPGWPVPAGVEVVNLPLWGPRPRRPRGRPRGIADAHEAFLRSFIPTADGGADAMLAALRRLFELAQSADLCSALVANDAVDRLMAVAADAGHPLSLRDAVTATDLLEHLLRPLSHPPVRTDVCHLAMNGPSALVGMAAKWAHGTPLMMSEHGVYLRERYLGAIEEQAPPAVKRLLLAFHRALTGAAYRCCDALAPHSAYNRRWQLRNGADEGRVRTMYNGIDPEVFPVAPGEPDEPTIVFVGRVDPLKDLHTLIRAFRIVRSELPEARLRVFGPVPLVNRGYHAGCLDLVDRLGLSGAAVFEGRIPHQVDAFHQGHLVALTSVSEGFPFSLMEGMSTGRPPVCTDVGGVPEAVGDAGIMVPPRDCAAFAGACLRLLTDGELRRRLGRLARQRVLENFTLRRWNDGYRARYAELAARSRSG; encoded by the coding sequence ATGACCACCTGTCGGCGGGCACCGGTCACCGGGGCGGCCACCCCGGCGCGGGCGCCGCGGGTCACGCTGGTCGCCGAGGGCGCCTACCCGTACTGCGCGGGCGGGGTGAGCCTGTGGATCGACCAGCTCGTGCGCGGTGTGGCGGGGTACGCCTTCACCGTCGTCGCGCTGACCGTCGACGGTTCGGAGCGCCCCGGCTGGCCGGTCCCGGCGGGCGTGGAGGTGGTGAACCTCCCGCTGTGGGGTCCGCGGCCGCGCCGGCCGCGGGGCAGGCCGCGCGGGATCGCGGACGCGCACGAGGCGTTCCTGCGGTCCTTCATCCCGACCGCCGACGGCGGCGCGGACGCCATGCTCGCGGCGCTGCGCCGGCTGTTCGAGCTGGCCCAGTCCGCGGACCTGTGCTCGGCGCTGGTGGCCAACGACGCGGTGGACCGGCTGATGGCCGTCGCGGCGGACGCCGGGCACCCGCTGTCGCTGCGCGACGCGGTCACCGCCACCGACCTGCTGGAGCACCTGCTGCGCCCGCTGTCGCACCCGCCGGTCCGGACGGACGTGTGCCACCTGGCGATGAACGGGCCCAGCGCGCTGGTGGGCATGGCGGCCAAGTGGGCGCACGGCACCCCGCTGATGATGTCCGAGCACGGCGTGTACCTGCGCGAGCGGTACCTCGGCGCGATCGAGGAGCAGGCGCCGCCCGCGGTCAAGCGGCTGCTGCTCGCCTTCCACCGCGCGCTGACCGGCGCCGCGTACCGCTGTTGCGACGCCCTGGCGCCGCACTCGGCCTACAACCGGCGGTGGCAGCTGCGCAACGGTGCCGACGAGGGGCGCGTGCGGACGATGTACAACGGCATCGACCCCGAGGTCTTCCCGGTGGCGCCGGGGGAGCCGGACGAGCCGACGATCGTCTTCGTCGGCCGGGTCGACCCCCTCAAGGACCTGCACACCCTGATCCGGGCGTTCCGGATCGTGCGCAGCGAGCTGCCCGAGGCCCGGCTGCGGGTGTTCGGGCCGGTGCCGCTGGTCAACCGGGGCTACCACGCCGGCTGCCTGGACCTGGTCGACCGGCTCGGCCTGTCGGGCGCCGCGGTCTTCGAGGGCCGGATACCCCACCAGGTCGACGCCTTCCACCAGGGCCACCTGGTCGCGCTGACCAGCGTGTCGGAGGGCTTCCCGTTCAGCCTCATGGAGGGGATGTCGACCGGCAGGCCGCCGGTGTGCACCGACGTCGGCGGTGTGCCCGAGGCCGTCGGCGACGCCGGGATCATGGTGCCGCCGCGGGACTGCGCCGCGTTCGCGGGGGCGTGCCTGCGCCTGCTCACCGACGGCGAGCTGCGCCGCCGCCTGGGCAGGCTCGCCCGGCAGCGCGTGCTGGAGAACTTCACCCTCCGGCGGTGGAACGACGGCTACCGCGCCAGGTACGCCGAACTGGCCGCGCGCAGCCGGTCGGGATGA
- a CDS encoding polysaccharide deacetylase family protein, with product MSPVGARLRIPLLVAVTLAVVVITLTSPPPPDPGAATGEPVPAAAPLPAAVKQRVPVRSAHPAGGAPRPGDRVALRQLVVAAGADDAGLATWRAVLDGIGTPYDVLVADREPLTPGRLVGPDGVGRYNGVLLADGGGYAGALDPAEWEALWAYERAYGIRQVALNARPGAFPEDHCLRDGPAGEVGAEPVRLALTPAGTGVFDHLRPEAVVPLTATHLLRAGLAPGCAAEPVLSAPDGVAGVVSRSPDGRERLALTFAAGPDTAATALLGYGLVRWATRGVLLGEQRHWFTVDVDDWFNATTRRRAGGEVELFRLGDRDAVAARDRQRALRARYPVAAGFTLTLPYNGGLFRTGAPATCAGSGTPDPLSSCSKSLVGEFRWVNHTTTHPRLDDTSYEVSRDEIRRNLDIAARGGLPVPPEVLKTPEYSGLGVRNPDPRSTAPPTDVGLAGSNRAMLDAAHDLGVRYVQGNMSFAGHRPGCFNCGTRHPLRPELLVVPDWPTAVAFEATEPEEQVALRAAAAPGRDQSYGQFVDSEADVALRHVMAGSAYAHTLHQGNLREYAPGRSLAFDWVEAVVAGYAALYRVPLEGPDWRALARYVEDRTEHFAELAAGRDAVWDRATGEVAYTADGDRALLLTGVETRPAGDADRSSADEAETYGSDEVSRLGLTRGGRVVLRASPRP from the coding sequence ATGAGCCCGGTCGGCGCGCGGCTGCGCATCCCGCTGCTGGTGGCCGTCACCCTCGCCGTGGTGGTGATCACGCTGACCAGCCCGCCGCCACCGGACCCCGGCGCCGCGACCGGGGAACCGGTCCCGGCCGCCGCGCCGCTGCCGGCCGCGGTCAAGCAGCGGGTGCCGGTGCGGTCGGCGCACCCGGCGGGCGGCGCGCCGCGCCCCGGCGACCGGGTGGCGCTGCGCCAGCTCGTCGTCGCCGCCGGCGCGGACGACGCCGGCCTGGCCACCTGGCGGGCGGTGCTGGACGGGATCGGCACGCCGTACGACGTGCTGGTGGCCGACCGCGAGCCGCTGACGCCCGGGCGGCTGGTCGGCCCGGACGGCGTCGGCCGGTACAACGGCGTCCTGCTGGCGGACGGCGGCGGGTACGCCGGCGCGCTCGACCCCGCGGAGTGGGAGGCGCTGTGGGCCTACGAGCGCGCGTACGGGATCCGCCAGGTGGCGCTGAACGCGCGCCCCGGCGCGTTCCCCGAGGACCACTGCCTGCGCGACGGCCCCGCGGGCGAGGTCGGCGCGGAACCGGTCCGGCTCGCGCTGACCCCGGCCGGCACGGGGGTCTTCGACCACCTGCGCCCCGAGGCGGTGGTCCCGCTGACCGCCACCCACCTCCTCCGGGCCGGGTTGGCGCCCGGCTGCGCCGCCGAACCCGTGCTGTCCGCGCCGGACGGCGTGGCGGGGGTGGTGAGCCGGTCGCCGGACGGCCGCGAGCGCCTGGCGCTGACCTTCGCCGCCGGGCCGGACACCGCGGCCACCGCGCTGCTGGGCTACGGCCTGGTGCGCTGGGCCACCCGGGGCGTGCTGCTCGGCGAGCAGCGGCACTGGTTCACCGTCGACGTGGACGACTGGTTCAACGCCACGACGCGCCGCCGGGCCGGCGGCGAGGTCGAGCTGTTCCGGCTGGGCGACCGGGACGCGGTCGCGGCCCGCGACCGGCAGCGCGCGCTGCGCGCCCGGTACCCGGTGGCCGCCGGGTTCACCCTGACCCTGCCCTACAACGGCGGCCTGTTCCGCACCGGCGCGCCGGCGACGTGCGCCGGGAGCGGCACACCGGACCCGCTGAGCAGCTGCTCCAAGAGCCTGGTCGGCGAGTTCCGGTGGGTCAACCACACCACCACCCACCCGCGGCTGGACGACACCTCCTACGAGGTGAGCCGGGACGAGATCCGCCGCAACCTCGACATCGCCGCCCGGGGCGGGCTGCCGGTGCCGCCGGAGGTCCTGAAGACCCCGGAGTACTCCGGGCTGGGCGTGCGCAACCCGGACCCGCGCTCCACCGCGCCGCCGACCGACGTCGGGCTGGCGGGTTCCAACCGGGCGATGCTCGACGCCGCGCACGACCTGGGCGTGCGGTACGTGCAGGGCAACATGTCCTTCGCCGGCCACCGGCCGGGCTGCTTCAACTGCGGCACCCGCCACCCGCTGCGGCCGGAGCTGCTGGTGGTGCCGGACTGGCCCACCGCCGTCGCGTTCGAGGCGACCGAGCCGGAGGAGCAGGTCGCGCTGCGCGCCGCCGCCGCGCCCGGCCGCGACCAGTCCTACGGGCAGTTCGTGGACTCCGAGGCCGACGTCGCGCTCCGGCACGTCATGGCCGGCTCGGCGTACGCGCACACCCTGCACCAGGGCAACCTGCGCGAGTACGCGCCGGGCCGGAGCCTGGCGTTCGACTGGGTCGAGGCCGTGGTGGCGGGGTACGCGGCGCTCTACCGGGTGCCGTTGGAGGGCCCGGACTGGCGGGCGCTGGCGCGCTACGTCGAGGACCGGACGGAGCACTTCGCCGAGCTGGCCGCCGGCCGCGACGCGGTGTGGGACCGGGCCACCGGCGAGGTCGCCTACACCGCCGACGGCGACCGGGCGCTGCTGCTGACCGGCGTCGAGACCCGACCGGCCGGCGACGCCGACCGGTCCTCCGCCGACGAGGCGGAGACCTACGGGTCGGACGAGGTGTCGCGGCTCGGCCTGACCCGCGGCGGGCGGGTCGTCCTGAGGGCGAGCCCCCGGCCATGA
- a CDS encoding Agd3-related carbohydrate-binding protein, translated as MVVPRARTGLLTPFLTLLAVAALTAAPVRAAAPEPGGPAPGPVRAGDTEPPLPVVDGAIPPADRPTTATGDAVALRPLVIALDATDPGLPTWRAVLDRVGTPYDVLPAMTEPLTAGRLVRPDGTGRYDAVLLTTNALLHPDGAGGYASALDAAEWQALWAYERAYAVRQVSLYTSWGTFPEDYCLRPGVEGAVTSPVRLSLADAGAELFDRLRPTARVPLHRSYAYRSALAGGCAARPLLTLGDHVLGVVGTSVDGRERAALAFSSREDQAQTDVLGYGLLRWATRGVLVGESRHWLTVDVDDWFNTGDHLHEDGRLETEPGFRLSGEDAAGAVAQQRRLREDHPVAGDFTLTLAYNGGGLDPGAPARCSSADTGDPLTGYSRCLAGEFRWLNHTVHHPPLDSTTYAENAAEIADNLAIARRAGLTVPTEVLKTPAYSGLGVYHPDPGAAPTDPPTDFGLTGSNRALLAAARDLGVRYLHGNMSFAGHRPGCFNCGTRHPLEPSLLVVPDWPTDIAYHVTTPAEQTYFHNHRGGRPPSPDLTYDEIVDHESDVALRHVLTGSAYAHTLHQGNLREYSPGRSLVFDWLRAVVGKYAEDYRVPLRNPDWPALARYADARTAHFAELRSGGDAVWDRHAGTVAYTPATTGSLFFTGVTARDGEVDAYGADTVSRVPITAGVALVATAAPRA; from the coding sequence ATGGTGGTTCCCCGTGCGCGTACCGGGTTGCTCACCCCGTTCCTGACCCTGCTCGCCGTCGCCGCCCTGACCGCGGCACCGGTCCGCGCGGCGGCGCCGGAACCCGGCGGACCCGCACCCGGTCCCGTCCGCGCCGGGGACACCGAACCCCCGCTGCCCGTCGTGGACGGTGCGATCCCCCCGGCCGACCGACCGACCACCGCGACGGGCGACGCGGTCGCGCTGCGCCCCCTGGTGATCGCGCTGGACGCCACCGACCCCGGCCTGCCCACCTGGCGGGCCGTGCTCGACCGGGTCGGCACGCCGTACGACGTCCTGCCGGCGATGACCGAGCCGCTGACCGCGGGCCGGCTGGTCCGGCCCGACGGCACCGGGCGCTACGACGCCGTCCTGCTGACCACCAACGCCCTGCTGCACCCCGACGGCGCCGGCGGTTACGCCAGCGCGCTCGACGCGGCGGAGTGGCAGGCGCTGTGGGCCTACGAGCGCGCCTACGCGGTCCGCCAGGTGTCGCTCTACACCTCCTGGGGCACGTTCCCGGAGGACTACTGCCTGCGCCCGGGGGTCGAGGGCGCCGTCACCTCCCCCGTCCGGCTCTCGCTCGCCGACGCCGGCGCGGAGCTCTTCGACCGGCTCCGGCCCACCGCCCGCGTCCCGCTGCACCGGTCCTACGCCTACCGGTCGGCGTTGGCCGGCGGCTGCGCGGCCCGGCCCCTGCTGACCCTGGGCGACCACGTCCTGGGCGTGGTCGGCACCTCCGTCGACGGCCGGGAGCGGGCCGCCCTGGCGTTCTCCTCCCGGGAGGACCAGGCGCAGACCGACGTGCTCGGGTACGGCCTGCTGCGCTGGGCCACCCGGGGCGTGCTCGTCGGCGAGTCCCGGCACTGGCTCACCGTGGACGTGGACGACTGGTTCAACACCGGCGACCACCTGCACGAGGACGGTCGCCTGGAGACCGAGCCCGGCTTCCGGCTGAGCGGGGAGGACGCCGCGGGCGCCGTCGCGCAGCAGCGGCGGCTGCGCGAGGACCACCCGGTGGCCGGGGACTTCACCCTGACCCTGGCCTACAACGGCGGCGGCCTGGACCCCGGCGCGCCGGCGCGGTGCTCCTCCGCGGACACCGGCGACCCGTTGACCGGCTACTCCCGCTGCCTGGCGGGGGAGTTCCGGTGGCTCAACCACACGGTGCACCACCCGCCGCTGGACTCCACCACCTACGCGGAGAACGCGGCCGAGATCGCGGACAACCTGGCGATCGCCCGGCGGGCCGGGCTGACCGTGCCGACCGAGGTGCTGAAGACCCCGGCCTACTCGGGGCTGGGCGTGTACCACCCGGACCCGGGCGCGGCGCCCACCGACCCGCCGACGGACTTCGGGCTGACCGGGTCGAACCGGGCGCTGCTGGCCGCGGCCCGCGACCTGGGCGTGCGGTACCTGCACGGCAACATGTCCTTCGCCGGCCACCGCCCCGGCTGCTTCAACTGCGGCACCCGCCACCCGCTCGAACCGAGCCTGCTGGTGGTGCCGGACTGGCCGACCGACATCGCGTACCACGTCACGACGCCGGCCGAGCAGACCTACTTCCACAACCACCGGGGCGGCAGGCCCCCGTCCCCCGACCTCACCTACGACGAGATCGTCGACCACGAGTCGGACGTCGCGCTCCGGCACGTCCTGACCGGCTCGGCGTACGCGCACACCCTGCACCAGGGCAACCTGCGGGAGTACTCGCCGGGGCGCAGCCTGGTCTTCGACTGGCTCCGGGCGGTGGTGGGGAAGTACGCCGAGGACTACCGGGTGCCGCTGCGCAACCCCGACTGGCCCGCGCTGGCCCGGTACGCCGACGCGCGCACCGCGCACTTCGCCGAGCTGCGGTCGGGTGGGGACGCGGTGTGGGACCGGCACGCCGGCACCGTCGCCTACACGCCCGCCACCACCGGTTCGCTGTTCTTCACCGGGGTGACCGCCCGGGACGGCGAGGTCGACGCGTACGGCGCCGACACCGTCAGCCGGGTGCCGATCACGGCCGGGGTCGCCCTCGTGGCCACCGCGGCCCCGCGCGCATGA
- a CDS encoding endo alpha-1,4 polygalactosaminidase: MKLHSRFFAMLSALLVLGAAACTTVESAEGGLVYQLQDYQDGRLNALTGTPADYAVIDLARDAGDSYFSAEEVAGLRASGKQVLAYFEIGSVESFRPDFTAIRDAGLLLNEWSSWPGEYFVRYWAPEWWDLAVRPRVDRALRAGFDGVYLDTPLAYEEIDQALVPGFDRAKLARLMVGLVGRVSAYGKGTDRDFRVYPQNSPELAEYPGYLDSIDGIGVEELFFQATDQPCAADFCATDLAATRKVREAGKTVLAVDYAIVPENVVEACRRYREEGFAGTVTVRSLDVIGTPCR; encoded by the coding sequence GTGAAATTACACAGCCGGTTCTTCGCGATGCTCTCGGCGTTGCTCGTCCTGGGCGCGGCGGCCTGCACCACGGTCGAGTCCGCCGAGGGCGGACTCGTCTACCAGTTGCAGGACTACCAGGACGGCCGGCTCAACGCGCTGACCGGCACCCCGGCCGACTACGCCGTGATCGACCTGGCGCGGGACGCCGGCGACTCCTACTTCAGCGCCGAGGAGGTCGCCGGGCTGCGCGCGTCCGGCAAACAGGTGCTGGCCTACTTCGAGATCGGCTCGGTGGAGTCCTTCCGCCCCGACTTCACCGCGATCCGCGACGCCGGGCTGCTGCTCAACGAGTGGTCGAGCTGGCCCGGGGAGTACTTCGTGCGGTACTGGGCACCGGAGTGGTGGGACCTGGCGGTCCGGCCCCGGGTGGACCGCGCGCTGCGCGCCGGCTTCGACGGCGTCTACCTGGACACGCCCCTGGCGTACGAGGAGATCGACCAGGCGCTGGTCCCGGGGTTCGACCGCGCGAAGCTGGCCCGGCTCATGGTCGGGCTGGTCGGGCGGGTCAGCGCGTACGGCAAGGGCACCGACCGGGATTTCCGGGTCTACCCGCAGAACTCCCCCGAGCTGGCCGAGTACCCCGGGTACCTGGACTCGATCGACGGCATCGGGGTGGAGGAGCTGTTCTTCCAGGCCACCGACCAGCCGTGCGCGGCGGACTTCTGCGCCACCGACCTGGCGGCGACCCGGAAGGTGCGCGAGGCCGGGAAGACCGTGCTGGCCGTGGACTACGCGATCGTCCCGGAGAACGTCGTGGAGGCGTGCCGCCGCTACCGCGAGGAGGGGTTCGCGGGGACGGTGACCGTGCGGTCCCTGGACGTGATCGGCACGCCGTGCCGGTGA